A region from the Terriglobales bacterium genome encodes:
- a CDS encoding PIN domain-containing protein produces the protein MSKLRKLYWDTTCFICFLNRKEDDRRLICQDVLLHAQRKEIEIWTSMFTIAEVIRPRRMQPVIPNLPDWATRPLTSKDPELQKLFKGEENQIKEVWEYYHRNTAPYERLTKDQINNIAGMFEWKFIQKVLVDERTAKKAVELSRDYDLKPADAIHAASAILKRVDALQRWDKDFDKVKSLIAVEEPVRLSAQNELIPDFRRLGPHPEDFEPKAPG, from the coding sequence ATGAGTAAGCTGCGCAAACTGTACTGGGACACAACCTGCTTCATCTGCTTTCTTAACCGAAAAGAGGATGATCGCAGATTGATCTGTCAGGATGTTCTACTGCATGCGCAGCGCAAAGAAATAGAAATCTGGACTTCCATGTTCACGATTGCTGAGGTAATCAGGCCGCGACGGATGCAGCCAGTCATTCCAAATCTCCCTGATTGGGCAACCAGGCCGCTTACATCCAAAGACCCAGAACTGCAAAAACTCTTCAAAGGCGAGGAGAACCAAATCAAGGAGGTGTGGGAGTACTACCACAGGAACACCGCTCCTTATGAGCGATTGACGAAGGATCAAATCAACAACATAGCCGGAATGTTCGAGTGGAAGTTCATTCAGAAGGTGCTTGTAGACGAGCGAACGGCTAAAAAAGCGGTCGAACTGTCTAGGGATTACGACCTGAAGCCTGCTGACGCCATTCATGCTGCGTCTGCAATTCTGAAGAGAGTGGATGCGCTTCAGCGCTGGGACAAAGACTTCGACAAGGTGAAGTCACTTATCGCCGTCGAGGAACCGGTGCGGCTGTCCGCCCAAAATGAGCTCATTCCTGATTTTCGGAGGCTCGGGCCCCATCCAGAGGACTTTGAGCCCAAGGCTCCGGGGTAA
- a CDS encoding IS1595 family transposase, with translation MEQFHAEFPNDDACLEHVKEQRWPGGVTYCAKCEQERKHHRVRGRTAYACDHCGNHIYPLAGTIFEKSTTSLRLWFYAMYLMGSTRCGISAKQIQRELGVTYKTAWRMFKQIRTLLAEDVSLEGSSVEVDETYVGGVRKYGAGRPMRGDKKKTPVMGLVERGGKVVALALDDVTGATLLGNVRKYVLPKSTVFTDELKGYEGIKHMPQMGYRHRRIKHSAGVYVKGNVHTNTIEGFWSLVKRGIGGVYHAVSKKHLQSYLNEYTFRYNRREMGNLIFGEILKKVSERACESPARRVAGIPVV, from the coding sequence GTGGAGCAGTTCCACGCCGAGTTTCCGAATGACGATGCGTGCCTTGAACATGTCAAAGAGCAGCGTTGGCCCGGTGGCGTCACCTATTGCGCGAAATGCGAGCAAGAGCGCAAACACCACCGGGTACGCGGTCGCACGGCGTATGCGTGCGACCACTGCGGGAACCACATCTACCCGCTCGCTGGCACGATCTTTGAAAAGAGCACCACGTCTTTGCGTCTCTGGTTCTATGCCATGTACCTGATGGGCTCGACTCGCTGTGGCATCTCCGCGAAACAGATTCAGCGCGAGCTTGGCGTCACGTACAAGACCGCGTGGCGCATGTTCAAGCAGATTCGCACGCTGCTGGCCGAAGATGTGAGTTTGGAGGGCTCCTCAGTTGAGGTTGACGAAACTTATGTAGGCGGCGTCCGCAAGTATGGGGCTGGCCGCCCGATGCGTGGCGACAAGAAAAAGACGCCAGTGATGGGCTTAGTGGAACGCGGCGGCAAGGTTGTCGCGCTGGCGCTAGATGATGTGACTGGCGCGACGTTGCTCGGCAACGTTCGCAAGTATGTACTGCCGAAGTCCACCGTGTTCACAGACGAACTGAAGGGCTACGAGGGCATCAAGCACATGCCGCAGATGGGTTACCGGCATCGCCGCATCAAGCACAGCGCGGGTGTGTACGTGAAGGGAAACGTCCACACGAACACGATTGAGGGCTTCTGGTCGCTGGTGAAGCGTGGCATCGGCGGCGTGTATCACGCCGTGAGCAAGAAGCACTTGCAGAGCTATTTGAATGAGTACACGTTCCGGTACAACCGGCGCGAGATGGGCAACCTTATTTTTGGGGAGATTTTGAAGAAGGTTTCTGAGCGGGCGTGTGAATCGCCCGCTCGACGAGTCGCTGGAATTCCTGTCGTGTAA
- a CDS encoding radical SAM protein: MVCLRFMGHSIAFCSTCCQGIITLFPTPAANLVGIARLAAEGASLSAGHNVEYFTIGTRSILNRCNVPRMPFSWTINPYRGCEFACKYCYARYTHEFMEMRDGLDFERKIYAKQHTAEQLRRDLRRVKPGEEIAIGTATDPWQPAERRYQVTRGIMEELARHRGLKLGIVTKSTLVLRDLDVLREVARRNQLFVNITITTLNADLARLLEPRAPRPDLRLDAVSKLVEGGLEAGVICAPVIPGITDAPCDLDALVRAVAQAGGKYIYANPLFLKPCSAKVFLPFLEEKFPQLVKSYQARYGERAFVDTAYRRRISGLMAKLRRKHGLHREQMASAPAQRREALDAQGAPRLRQDLGGATVGTAAGSSEQLDLFTAVAAASPRTSPASDLPSRRRPAV, encoded by the coding sequence ATGGTCTGTCTCCGATTCATGGGCCATAGTATCGCCTTTTGTTCTACTTGTTGTCAAGGGATAATTACCCTCTTCCCCACGCCCGCCGCCAACCTGGTCGGCATTGCCCGCCTGGCCGCCGAGGGCGCATCTCTCTCCGCCGGACACAACGTGGAATACTTCACCATCGGCACGCGCTCGATCCTCAACCGCTGCAACGTGCCGCGCATGCCCTTCTCCTGGACCATCAACCCCTACCGCGGCTGCGAATTCGCCTGCAAGTACTGCTACGCCCGCTACACGCACGAGTTCATGGAGATGCGCGACGGGCTCGACTTCGAGCGCAAGATTTACGCGAAGCAGCATACGGCGGAGCAGCTCCGCCGAGACCTCCGGCGCGTGAAGCCCGGCGAGGAAATCGCCATCGGCACCGCCACCGACCCCTGGCAGCCCGCCGAGCGCCGCTATCAGGTCACGCGCGGCATCATGGAAGAACTCGCCCGCCACCGCGGCCTGAAGCTCGGCATCGTCACCAAGTCCACCCTGGTCCTGCGCGACCTCGACGTGCTCCGCGAAGTGGCGCGCCGCAACCAGCTGTTCGTGAACATCACCATCACCACGCTGAACGCGGACCTGGCGCGCCTGCTCGAGCCGCGCGCGCCGCGCCCCGATCTCCGCCTCGACGCCGTCAGCAAGCTCGTCGAGGGCGGCCTCGAAGCCGGCGTGATCTGCGCGCCCGTCATCCCCGGCATCACCGACGCGCCTTGCGACCTCGACGCGCTCGTGCGCGCCGTCGCCCAGGCCGGCGGCAAATACATTTACGCCAATCCGTTGTTCCTGAAGCCGTGCTCGGCGAAGGTGTTCCTGCCGTTCCTGGAAGAGAAATTCCCGCAGCTGGTGAAGAGTTACCAGGCGCGCTACGGCGAGCGCGCCTTCGTGGACACCGCCTACCGCCGCCGCATCTCCGGCCTGATGGCCAAGCTCCGCCGCAAGCACGGCCTGCATCGCGAGCAGATGGCCTCGGCGCCTGCCCAGCGCCGCGAAGCTCTCGACGCGCAGGGTGCCCCGCGTTTGCGCCAAGATCTTGGCGGCGCGACCGTGGGAACCGCTGCCGGCAGCAGCGAACAGCTGGACCTGTTCACTGCCGTTGCCGCAGCCAGCCCACGAACATCCCCAGCATCAGACCTGCCGTCGCGGCGCCGACCAGCCGTCTAG
- a CDS encoding aromatic ring-hydroxylating dioxygenase subunit alpha yields MSEPRLIKSDAGVHGDVARSWTLPSNLYTDPAVLAAEKEKIFARTWQLAGRSEQVRNAGDYFTTEVAGEPLLVVRGSDKYLRGFYNVCRHRAGPPAEGCGSRKVFRCGYHGWTYGLDGRLITAPEMEGVEDFAPEKFGLTPIKAAEWSGLVFVNLDGGAPDLRKWLGELPAQAEKFGLERMRLHERREYVMECNWKTYIDNFLEGYHLPSVHPSLNRELDYSAYRAETAATYSRQWSPIRPPEKGSESRRYDAAQAGQTAEYFWIFPNWMLNCYPDNVSVNIVLPLGPEKCVAVFEWYFPESALQTETPAKTVAFSDEIQLEDGGICEKVQRNLRSRSYQRGRFSVKQEKCVHHFHALYQRAMERG; encoded by the coding sequence GTGTCTGAACCGCGCCTGATCAAGTCCGATGCCGGCGTGCACGGCGACGTGGCCCGCTCGTGGACGCTGCCTTCCAATCTTTACACCGATCCGGCCGTGCTCGCCGCCGAGAAAGAAAAAATTTTCGCGCGAACCTGGCAACTGGCCGGACGCAGCGAGCAGGTGCGCAATGCGGGCGACTATTTCACCACGGAAGTTGCGGGCGAGCCGCTGCTGGTGGTGCGCGGCTCGGACAAGTATCTGCGCGGCTTCTACAACGTGTGCCGGCATCGCGCCGGTCCGCCGGCGGAAGGCTGCGGCTCAAGGAAGGTCTTTCGCTGCGGCTATCACGGCTGGACGTACGGCCTCGACGGACGCCTGATCACCGCGCCGGAGATGGAAGGCGTGGAGGACTTCGCGCCCGAGAAGTTCGGCCTCACGCCGATCAAGGCGGCCGAGTGGTCGGGCCTGGTGTTCGTAAACCTGGATGGCGGCGCGCCGGATTTGCGGAAGTGGCTGGGCGAGCTGCCGGCGCAGGCGGAGAAGTTTGGCCTGGAGCGCATGAGGCTGCACGAACGGCGTGAATACGTGATGGAGTGCAACTGGAAGACGTATATCGACAATTTTCTCGAGGGGTATCACCTGCCGAGCGTGCATCCCAGTCTGAACCGCGAGCTGGACTACTCGGCGTACCGCGCCGAGACGGCCGCGACATACTCGCGGCAGTGGAGTCCGATTCGTCCGCCAGAGAAGGGAAGCGAGTCGCGGCGCTACGACGCGGCGCAGGCGGGACAGACGGCGGAGTACTTCTGGATCTTTCCCAACTGGATGCTGAACTGCTATCCGGACAACGTCTCGGTGAACATCGTGCTGCCGCTCGGGCCGGAAAAGTGCGTGGCCGTCTTCGAGTGGTATTTTCCCGAGTCCGCGCTGCAGACGGAGACGCCGGCCAAGACGGTCGCCTTCAGCGACGAAATCCAACTGGAAGATGGCGGCATCTGTGAGAAGGTGCAGCGCAATCTGCGATCACGGAGCTATCAGCGCGGGCGGTTCAGCGTGAAGCAGGAGAAGTGCGTGCATCATTTTCATGCTCTCTACCAGAGGGCGATGGAGCGCGGGTAG
- a CDS encoding YbhB/YbcL family Raf kinase inhibitor-like protein — protein sequence MREVLIILALFSFAGAAPPQHAPKGGDAVAFTLTSSSFQNNQPIPRKFTCDGEDASPALAWSDPPSGTKAFALIVDDPDAPGGDFVHWVAYDLPAGVHALPEGVPKADALPAGGRQGRTGFGRVGYGGPCPPPGKPHHYRFKLYALSGTLGLPAGQTKAAVLRAIGAHPLATAELTGTYARAR from the coding sequence ATGCGCGAGGTCCTGATCATTCTGGCGTTGTTCAGCTTCGCCGGCGCCGCTCCGCCGCAACACGCACCCAAAGGAGGCGACGCCGTGGCGTTCACGCTGACCAGCTCGAGTTTCCAGAACAATCAGCCCATTCCGCGCAAATTCACGTGCGACGGCGAAGACGCCTCGCCGGCCCTGGCCTGGTCCGATCCGCCGAGCGGCACAAAGGCATTCGCGCTGATCGTCGACGATCCGGACGCTCCCGGCGGCGACTTTGTCCACTGGGTCGCCTACGATCTCCCGGCCGGCGTGCACGCGCTTCCCGAGGGCGTGCCGAAAGCCGATGCCTTGCCCGCAGGCGGGCGCCAGGGCCGCACCGGCTTCGGGAGAGTGGGCTACGGTGGACCGTGTCCGCCGCCCGGCAAGCCGCATCACTACCGCTTCAAACTCTACGCGCTCTCCGGCACGCTCGGCCTTCCCGCCGGCCAAACGAAAGCAGCCGTACTGCGCGCCATCGGCGCACATCCGCTGGCGACTGCGGAACTGACCGGAACCTACGCGCGAGCCCGCTGA
- a CDS encoding HAD family hydrolase, producing MLSHVSAAKGTARTQGALTRYHRGLKLKAIFFDAGNTLVFPDLRRTLAPLLDRGVEPSPEQLRAAEREARRRRDAAAADGHKLGDQHYWEVFCSGLLRQLAIDDRDASQRLLPALVAEARNSQNWDRVLPGTREALATLRSRYGLGVISNSDGSVEKLLERIGLGGCFDSVTDSGVIGHEKPDRRIFEAALTTMKASADESLYVGDIYSVDYLGAMNAGMRAMLFDVSGTYCGTDLPRVESMEELVAKLM from the coding sequence TTGTTATCCCACGTCAGCGCCGCCAAGGGTACGGCGCGAACGCAGGGCGCCCTCACGCGTTATCATCGCGGGTTGAAACTCAAGGCCATCTTCTTCGACGCGGGGAACACGCTGGTGTTTCCCGATTTGCGGCGCACGCTGGCGCCGCTGCTCGACCGCGGCGTGGAGCCTTCGCCCGAGCAGCTGCGTGCGGCTGAACGCGAGGCGCGGCGGCGTCGCGATGCGGCGGCAGCTGACGGCCACAAACTCGGCGATCAACACTACTGGGAAGTTTTTTGTTCCGGGCTGCTGCGGCAGCTCGCGATCGACGATCGTGACGCCTCTCAACGGCTCCTTCCCGCCCTGGTCGCTGAGGCACGCAATTCGCAGAACTGGGACCGCGTGCTGCCGGGAACGCGCGAGGCGTTGGCGACGCTGCGCTCGCGGTACGGGCTGGGCGTGATCAGCAATTCGGACGGAAGTGTGGAGAAGCTGCTGGAGCGAATTGGTCTGGGCGGGTGTTTCGATTCCGTCACCGACTCTGGCGTGATTGGCCATGAGAAGCCTGACCGGCGGATTTTCGAGGCCGCGCTCACGACAATGAAGGCGAGCGCCGATGAGTCGCTGTATGTCGGTGATATCTACTCGGTCGACTACCTGGGCGCGATGAACGCGGGAATGCGGGCAATGCTGTTCGATGTGAGCGGGACGTATTGCGGGACGGATTTGCCGCGGGTGGAGTCGATGGAAGAGTTGGTGGCGAAGTTGATGTGA
- a CDS encoding anti-sigma factor has product MTTHEQFAADFLPYLLGELSPAEQAELERHLGSCGECRAELERSRTDLAMLSLSSADAAAPPAARARLMAAVAREPRMAPRRAAIGASHLGWRWRAGSWAPALAAVVLAVFGLIQLKERRELRQELADTNARLAETDARYAKARELLEGLTSPDAMRVTLVAAGARPQPTARAMYMPHKGTIVFMASNLAPLPANKVYQLWVVPKTGAPIPAGTFKPDASGGAMMMHDAGADLSPKMFAVTIEADPGASTPTMPMVLAGEAG; this is encoded by the coding sequence ATGACGACGCACGAACAATTCGCGGCCGATTTCCTGCCGTATCTGCTGGGCGAGCTTTCGCCGGCGGAGCAGGCGGAGCTGGAGCGGCATCTGGGCTCGTGCGGCGAGTGCCGCGCCGAGCTGGAGCGCTCGCGCACCGACCTGGCCATGCTGTCGCTGAGTTCGGCAGACGCGGCGGCGCCGCCGGCGGCGCGTGCGCGGCTGATGGCGGCGGTGGCGCGCGAGCCGCGCATGGCGCCGCGCCGGGCCGCGATTGGCGCGTCGCACCTTGGCTGGCGCTGGCGCGCCGGCAGTTGGGCGCCGGCGCTGGCGGCCGTCGTGCTGGCGGTGTTCGGACTGATCCAACTGAAGGAGCGGCGCGAGCTGCGGCAGGAACTGGCCGACACGAACGCGCGGCTGGCCGAGACCGATGCCAGGTATGCGAAGGCGCGGGAGCTGCTGGAAGGGCTGACGTCGCCGGATGCGATGCGCGTGACGCTGGTAGCGGCGGGCGCCAGGCCGCAGCCCACCGCGCGCGCCATGTACATGCCGCATAAGGGCACGATCGTTTTCATGGCCAGCAACCTGGCGCCGCTGCCGGCGAACAAGGTGTATCAGCTTTGGGTGGTGCCGAAGACGGGCGCGCCGATTCCCGCCGGGACGTTCAAGCCGGATGCCTCCGGCGGGGCGATGATGATGCACGACGCCGGAGCTGACCTCTCGCCCAAGATGTTCGCGGTGACCATTGAAGCTGATCCCGGGGCCTCCACGCCAACCATGCCGATGGTGCTGGCGGGGGAGGCGGGGTAG
- a CDS encoding sigma-70 family RNA polymerase sigma factor: MLRRQSGGRAARVLQKEWNIPEASHPRSGRNPAQSGVQSGAPAAGPREAGELVSRIRAGDESAIGELYDRYSCVVYGAALRVLGDTGAAEDVLQDVFMQLWRNPSAFNANRGSLAAWLSVIARNRAIDRLRRRKPETDFEDVALSVDAGLDDAAERARAIEKVRGVLAGIPGEQRAAVEMAFFEGMTHSEIAQKTGQPLGTVKTRIRTALLTLRRALGR, encoded by the coding sequence ATGCTGCGGCGGCAATCCGGCGGGCGGGCGGCCCGCGTACTTCAGAAGGAGTGGAACATCCCGGAAGCGTCCCATCCACGTTCCGGCCGTAATCCAGCGCAAAGCGGCGTCCAGAGCGGCGCGCCGGCGGCAGGCCCACGCGAGGCCGGCGAGCTGGTGTCGCGGATTCGCGCCGGCGACGAGAGCGCCATCGGGGAGCTGTACGACCGCTACTCGTGCGTGGTGTACGGCGCTGCGCTGCGCGTGCTGGGCGACACCGGCGCGGCCGAAGATGTGCTCCAGGACGTCTTCATGCAGTTGTGGCGGAACCCCTCAGCCTTCAACGCCAACCGCGGGAGCCTCGCGGCATGGCTCTCGGTGATCGCGCGCAACCGGGCCATCGACCGTCTGCGGCGGCGCAAGCCGGAAACCGACTTCGAGGACGTGGCGCTCAGCGTGGACGCCGGCCTGGACGATGCGGCCGAGCGCGCACGCGCCATCGAAAAAGTGCGCGGAGTGCTGGCGGGCATTCCCGGCGAGCAGCGCGCGGCGGTGGAGATGGCGTTTTTCGAGGGCATGACGCACAGCGAGATCGCGCAAAAAACCGGGCAGCCGCTGGGCACGGTGAAGACGCGCATCCGGACGGCCCTGCTCACCCTGCGCAGGGCGCTGGGGCGATGA
- a CDS encoding polysaccharide biosynthesis/export family protein, translated as MKTRRFATASTALLICIALAPAAAQTPVQSQEPAGPTPIVAPVSPDATAAPRAGDSGEGKLRLGPGDLLLFDVYGVPDMKTETRIAGGGEAMLPLIGPFKLSGLTPEEAQSALEKRYVADGYLKNPHISIIIKEYATQGVTVLGEVNKPGIYPILGPRRLFDVISAASGLTKGAGSAVTITRRDRPGDPITVNFSQDPVQALTSNVEVFPGDTVLVSRAGVVYVTGEVGRPGGYVMDNNGSLTVLQALALAGGPSHVAKLNSAKLIRKTQQGRQEVPLELAKIISDKAPDVPLQGDDILFIPSSAAKSAARRSLESIVSITTGLAIYRR; from the coding sequence GTGAAAACGCGTCGCTTCGCCACCGCTTCGACGGCGCTGCTGATCTGCATCGCGCTGGCCCCGGCCGCCGCGCAGACGCCCGTGCAATCGCAGGAGCCGGCCGGTCCCACGCCCATTGTCGCCCCCGTGTCTCCGGATGCGACCGCTGCGCCACGCGCCGGCGACTCCGGCGAGGGCAAGTTGCGCCTTGGACCCGGCGACCTGCTGCTGTTCGACGTCTACGGCGTCCCCGACATGAAGACGGAAACGCGCATCGCCGGCGGCGGCGAAGCCATGCTCCCGCTGATCGGGCCATTCAAGCTCAGCGGCCTCACCCCGGAAGAAGCGCAGAGCGCGCTGGAAAAGCGCTACGTCGCCGACGGCTACCTGAAGAACCCGCACATTTCCATCATCATTAAGGAGTACGCCACGCAGGGCGTGACCGTGCTCGGCGAGGTGAACAAGCCGGGCATTTACCCGATTCTCGGCCCGCGCCGTCTCTTCGACGTGATCTCCGCCGCCAGCGGCCTCACCAAGGGCGCCGGCTCGGCCGTGACCATCACACGCCGCGACAGGCCCGGCGATCCCATCACCGTGAACTTCTCCCAGGACCCGGTGCAGGCCCTCACCAGTAACGTCGAGGTCTTCCCCGGCGACACCGTCCTGGTCTCACGCGCCGGCGTCGTCTACGTCACCGGCGAAGTCGGCCGTCCCGGCGGCTACGTGATGGACAACAACGGCTCGCTCACCGTGCTCCAGGCCCTTGCCCTCGCCGGTGGCCCCAGCCACGTCGCCAAGCTGAATTCCGCCAAGCTGATTCGCAAAACCCAGCAGGGACGCCAGGAAGTTCCGCTCGAGCTGGCCAAAATCATCTCCGACAAGGCGCCCGACGTCCCGCTTCAGGGCGACGACATCCTGTTCATCCCCTCCAGCGCCGCCAAGAGCGCCGCCCGCCGGAGCCTGGAATCCATCGTCTCGATAACCACCGGGCTCGCCATCTACCGCCGCTAG
- a CDS encoding prolyl oligopeptidase family serine peptidase translates to MRAFCFFALMLIAALAFAQAGDSSADAAAPKAPPRAKPEPVEDVIHGHRIVDPYRWMENADSPETQRYVADQLAYTRSRLDPLPGRDRIHARLTELLNIGTVTAPSVAGKYFLYTRRDSGQNQPILYVREGLAGKDRVLVDANQLAADGTVALDWWYPTHDGKYVAYGLSSSGSEMSTLYVMEISTGRKLAEAIDRTRAASVAWLPDNSGFYYTRYPRAGEVPAGEEFYHRRVFFHQLGSSPDGGADALVFPLKEDVKPDQWTSVQVSEDGKWLLVGLSTGWTKTQLFLKERASSAPFVEITQGKEFLYTADFFRGELYIHSNEDAPRYRIFKVAAANPARANWREIVPQSDAVIETAGIVGGKIFATGEKNATSLLKVYSLDGKLEAEPKLPGLGTVPAFGGTYDSNDAFFSFNSFVVPPAVFHYDMRTRRSSEWARVAAPVDASPYDVRQVWYTSKDGTRVPMFIVARKGLKQDGSNPTLLTGYGGFNVSERPAFNRSLYVWLEHGGIYALANLRGGSEFGEDWHRAGMLDKKQNVFDDFIAAAEYLIAEKYTSREHLAIQGGSNGGLLVGAALTQRPDLYRAVICQVPLLDMLRYQNFKIAKLWVPEYGSAEDARQFDFLYAYSPYHHVKDGVKYPAVLLTTADSDSRVDPMHAKKMAARLQAANAGPNPILLRIEPKAGHGAGKPVTKQIEEGADIWSFLFWQLGVKP, encoded by the coding sequence ATGCGCGCCTTCTGCTTTTTCGCCCTCATGCTCATCGCCGCCCTCGCCTTCGCCCAGGCGGGCGACAGCTCCGCCGACGCCGCCGCGCCCAAGGCTCCGCCCCGCGCCAAACCCGAGCCCGTCGAAGACGTCATCCACGGCCACCGGATCGTCGATCCCTACCGCTGGATGGAAAACGCCGACAGCCCTGAGACGCAGCGCTACGTCGCCGATCAGCTGGCCTATACGCGCAGCCGGCTCGATCCGCTCCCCGGGCGCGACCGCATCCACGCGCGCCTCACCGAGCTGCTCAACATCGGCACGGTGACCGCGCCCTCCGTCGCCGGCAAGTATTTCCTTTACACGCGCCGCGACAGCGGGCAGAACCAGCCCATCCTCTACGTCCGCGAAGGCCTCGCCGGCAAAGACCGCGTGCTGGTTGACGCCAACCAGCTCGCCGCCGACGGAACCGTCGCCCTCGACTGGTGGTACCCGACGCACGACGGCAAGTACGTTGCCTACGGCCTCTCCTCCTCCGGCTCGGAGATGAGCACGCTCTACGTGATGGAAATCTCGACCGGCCGCAAACTCGCGGAAGCCATCGACCGCACGCGCGCCGCCAGCGTCGCCTGGCTGCCCGACAACTCCGGCTTCTACTACACGCGCTATCCCCGCGCCGGCGAAGTGCCCGCGGGCGAAGAGTTCTACCACCGCAGGGTCTTCTTCCACCAGCTCGGCTCCAGCCCTGACGGGGGCGCCGACGCGCTCGTCTTTCCTCTGAAAGAAGACGTGAAGCCCGACCAGTGGACCAGCGTCCAGGTGTCGGAGGACGGCAAGTGGCTGCTGGTGGGCCTCTCCACTGGCTGGACGAAAACGCAGCTCTTCCTGAAGGAACGCGCCTCCAGCGCGCCCTTCGTCGAGATCACCCAGGGCAAAGAATTTCTCTACACCGCCGACTTTTTCCGCGGCGAGCTCTACATCCACAGCAACGAAGACGCGCCGCGCTACCGCATCTTCAAGGTTGCGGCCGCGAACCCGGCGCGCGCCAACTGGCGTGAAATCGTTCCCCAGTCTGACGCGGTGATCGAAACGGCCGGCATCGTCGGCGGAAAGATCTTCGCCACCGGCGAGAAGAACGCCACCTCGCTGCTGAAGGTCTACTCGCTCGACGGCAAGCTCGAAGCCGAACCGAAGCTGCCGGGCCTCGGCACCGTGCCCGCGTTCGGCGGCACTTACGACAGCAACGACGCCTTCTTCAGCTTCAACTCGTTCGTCGTGCCGCCCGCCGTCTTCCACTACGACATGCGCACGCGGCGGTCGTCGGAGTGGGCGCGCGTCGCCGCGCCGGTTGACGCTTCGCCCTACGACGTTCGCCAGGTCTGGTACACGTCGAAAGACGGCACGCGCGTGCCCATGTTCATCGTGGCGCGCAAGGGCCTGAAGCAGGACGGCTCGAACCCCACGCTGCTCACCGGCTACGGCGGCTTCAACGTGAGCGAGCGCCCCGCGTTCAACCGCTCGCTCTACGTCTGGCTCGAGCACGGCGGCATTTATGCGCTCGCCAACCTGCGCGGCGGCTCCGAGTTCGGCGAAGACTGGCACCGCGCCGGCATGCTCGACAAGAAGCAGAACGTCTTCGACGATTTCATCGCCGCCGCCGAATACCTGATCGCCGAGAAGTACACCTCGCGCGAGCACCTCGCCATCCAGGGCGGCTCCAACGGCGGGCTGCTCGTGGGCGCCGCGCTCACCCAGCGCCCCGATCTCTACCGCGCCGTCATCTGCCAGGTGCCGCTGCTCGATATGCTGCGCTACCAGAACTTCAAGATCGCCAAGCTCTGGGTTCCCGAATACGGCTCGGCCGAAGACGCCAGGCAGTTCGACTTCCTCTACGCCTACTCGCCGTATCACCACGTCAAGGACGGCGTGAAGTACCCGGCCGTGCTGCTCACCACCGCCGACAGCGACAGCCGCGTCGATCCCATGCACGCCAAAAAGATGGCCGCGCGCCTGCAAGCCGCCAACGCCGGACCCAACCCGATCCTGCTGCGCATCGAGCCCAAGGCCGGACACGGCGCCGGCAAGCCCGTCACCAAGCAGATCGAGGAAGGCGCCGACATCTGGTCGTTCTTGTTCTGGCAGCTCGGCGTCAAGCCGTAG